The Acinetobacter sp. GSS19 genome includes a region encoding these proteins:
- the grpE gene encoding nucleotide exchange factor GrpE, producing the protein MANEQNEQSQENVQQEEILTEAAEQEAAEVSIEDLHAKIAQLEDSLKLEKARAANAIYEAEKTKERLEREAENAKKFALEKFAKGLLDSVDNLERALQAAGDEKTPLSEGVELTLKALLTTLEKFEVVAVDTNSGFNAEVHQAVGIDPNAKAGEIGVVLQKGYTLAGRLLRPAMVMVGQ; encoded by the coding sequence ATGGCAAACGAGCAAAACGAACAGTCTCAAGAGAATGTTCAGCAAGAAGAAATCCTGACGGAAGCGGCTGAACAAGAAGCAGCTGAAGTAAGCATTGAAGATTTACACGCAAAAATCGCCCAACTTGAAGATAGCCTAAAACTCGAAAAAGCTCGTGCTGCAAATGCAATTTATGAAGCTGAAAAAACTAAAGAGCGTTTAGAGCGTGAAGCAGAAAATGCGAAAAAATTTGCATTAGAAAAGTTTGCCAAAGGCCTGTTGGATTCTGTAGACAACCTAGAACGCGCATTGCAAGCTGCCGGTGACGAAAAAACCCCACTTTCTGAGGGTGTAGAACTAACCCTAAAAGCCTTGCTCACCACACTAGAAAAATTTGAAGTAGTGGCGGTAGATACCAATAGCGGCTTCAACGCTGAAGTCCACCAAGCGGTTGGCATCGATCCAAATGCAAAAGCCGGTGAAATTGGTGTTGTTCTGCAAAAAGGTTACACCCTTGCAGGCCGTTTATTGCGTCCAGCCATGGTGATGGTCGGTCAATAA
- a CDS encoding alpha/beta hydrolase, whose amino-acid sequence MAVFDLDLQRLLERKQGSALRLLDQLPKIAQTSLIKALGYPDSYPKLDPFTKCLLAIKHKQGYSGLIGADIQRSRQEFESTMQAIKSEATSVAWVEDLKLDLPSGTLFARHYHPAPRKKLPLIVFYHGGGFVMGGIESHDEVCRLLAVHGKAQVLSIDYPLAPEASPQRIVQSCLEALIWIYQQREHFKIYKNRLAVAGDSAGGNLATVVAQQSIAQVYAPQAQLLLYPTVDFKSRHRSFYAYQHGLILTAEDVDQVTEFYVTQHQLKLDDPLVSPTYGQLKQVAAAFIVTAGHDLLRDEAEIYLHKLRQQSVNVAYQHYPEQSHGFANLTPVSQRAKKELIEVAKKFRRFWDQQH is encoded by the coding sequence ATGGCGGTGTTTGATCTAGATCTGCAACGGCTCCTAGAAAGGAAGCAGGGAAGTGCGCTGCGTCTGTTGGATCAACTGCCCAAAATAGCCCAAACTTCTTTAATTAAAGCACTTGGTTATCCTGATTCTTATCCTAAACTTGACCCATTCACCAAATGCTTGCTGGCCATCAAACACAAACAAGGTTATTCAGGTTTGATTGGTGCAGATATTCAGCGTTCGCGGCAGGAATTTGAAAGTACCATGCAGGCGATTAAATCTGAGGCTACATCTGTGGCCTGGGTAGAAGATTTAAAATTGGATCTACCTAGTGGAACCCTGTTTGCTCGACATTATCATCCTGCACCACGTAAAAAATTACCTTTAATTGTGTTCTATCATGGGGGTGGGTTTGTGATGGGCGGGATTGAAAGCCATGATGAAGTCTGTCGTTTATTAGCAGTGCACGGTAAGGCACAGGTTTTAAGTATTGACTATCCCTTGGCACCTGAGGCCAGCCCTCAGCGAATTGTGCAAAGTTGCCTCGAAGCCTTGATCTGGATTTATCAGCAGCGCGAACATTTTAAAATTTATAAAAATCGTCTTGCCGTGGCAGGGGACAGTGCGGGAGGTAATTTAGCCACTGTGGTGGCACAGCAAAGTATTGCACAGGTTTACGCTCCACAAGCTCAGCTTTTACTCTATCCGACAGTTGATTTTAAGAGTCGTCATCGTTCTTTTTATGCCTATCAGCATGGCCTAATCTTGACTGCAGAGGATGTAGACCAAGTGACTGAATTTTATGTCACGCAGCATCAGCTAAAATTAGATGATCCACTGGTTTCACCGACCTATGGGCAACTCAAGCAAGTTGCTGCTGCGTTTATCGTAACAGCGGGTCATGACCTTTTACGTGATGAAGCGGAAATCTATCTGCATAAGCTACGTCAGCAGAGCGTGAATGTAGCGTATCAACATTATCCTGAGCAGAGCCATGGTTTTGCCAATTTAACGCCGGTTTCCCAACGCGCCAAAAAAGAACTCATTGAGGTTGCAAAAAAATTCCGACGGTTTTGGGATCAACAACATTAA
- a CDS encoding peptidylprolyl isomerase, whose amino-acid sequence MFKQFLIGSGLAVASMTSFANTLVEMKTTLGTIEIELFDEKAPISSQNFKNYIKRQFYNGTIFHRVIPGFMIQGGGFDTKMTQKQTQAPIRNESDNGLLNSRGALAMARTNQPDSATSQFFINVANNDSLNPSFMQAGYAVFGKVTKGMDVVDKIVKVPTQNYGMHQNVPRQPVKILTMRIKAPAVQK is encoded by the coding sequence ATGTTTAAACAGTTTTTGATAGGTAGTGGATTGGCTGTAGCAAGTATGACGAGTTTTGCAAATACCTTGGTTGAAATGAAAACTACGTTGGGAACCATTGAAATAGAATTGTTTGATGAAAAAGCACCGATCTCAAGCCAGAATTTTAAAAACTATATTAAGCGTCAATTTTATAATGGCACCATCTTCCACCGCGTTATTCCGGGCTTTATGATCCAAGGGGGCGGATTTGATACCAAGATGACACAAAAGCAGACACAAGCTCCTATCCGTAATGAGTCAGATAATGGTTTGCTCAACAGCAGAGGAGCTTTAGCAATGGCGCGAACCAATCAACCTGATTCTGCCACCAGCCAGTTTTTTATTAACGTTGCAAATAATGACAGTCTTAACCCTTCATTTATGCAGGCAGGTTATGCCGTATTTGGGAAAGTCACAAAAGGAATGGATGTTGTAGACAAAATTGTGAAAGTTCCTACGCAAAACTATGGCATGCACCAGAATGTACCTCGTCAACCCGTCAAAATTTTAACGATGCGTATTAAAGCTCCAGCTGTCCAAAAATAA
- a CDS encoding YiiX/YebB-like N1pC/P60 family cysteine hydrolase, with protein MAFAISRKDIDRLKSVSYEEIRATLKSGDLIFASGDYLVSKAIQKVTHSPWSHVAIIIRVEEIDRILLLESVEDMGVRIVPLSKYLHTYENNRPYKGKIIVARLNVNQAINIAKLSSFGIDELTKPYDRDEISRILARVALDKGKKKVDGEYICSELVYECFLQTGIEFKYNHLGFISPQDIWLDSRIELFERIL; from the coding sequence ATGGCTTTTGCTATAAGTCGGAAGGATATAGACAGATTAAAGTCGGTATCTTATGAGGAAATACGTGCGACTCTGAAATCAGGTGATCTGATTTTTGCCTCAGGTGATTACTTGGTATCCAAAGCAATTCAAAAGGTGACCCATAGTCCCTGGAGTCATGTAGCGATTATTATTAGAGTTGAGGAAATTGACCGAATTTTACTCCTTGAAAGCGTTGAAGATATGGGGGTAAGAATCGTTCCCTTATCTAAATATTTACATACATATGAAAATAATAGGCCTTATAAAGGCAAAATCATTGTGGCACGTTTAAACGTTAATCAAGCTATTAATATCGCGAAATTATCAAGTTTTGGTATTGATGAGCTGACGAAGCCATACGATCGTGATGAAATTTCAAGAATTCTAGCGAGGGTGGCATTAGATAAAGGTAAGAAAAAAGTAGATGGTGAATATATATGCTCCGAACTGGTATATGAGTGTTTTTTACAGACCGGTATTGAATTTAAGTATAATCATCTAGGATTTATTAGTCCTCAGGATATTTGGCTCGATTCGAGAATAGAGCTTTTTGAGCGAATTTTATAA
- a CDS encoding ankyrin repeat domain-containing protein produces MQIHSFSLLSEEDEELHLPELVYWASLGDLERVAQLLSQGVDPNQIDDEGYSALQAAAENDSLDVVKLLIGKGADINYKRQYTALELAKMAGNTEVIEYLQSL; encoded by the coding sequence ATGCAAATTCATTCTTTTTCTCTCCTGTCTGAAGAGGATGAAGAACTCCATCTTCCTGAGCTCGTCTATTGGGCATCATTAGGGGATCTTGAACGTGTGGCACAGCTCTTATCTCAAGGGGTGGATCCGAACCAGATAGATGATGAAGGCTATAGTGCATTACAGGCAGCTGCTGAAAATGATTCTCTGGATGTGGTAAAGCTGTTGATTGGTAAAGGCGCAGATATAAATTATAAAAGACAATATACAGCACTCGAGCTGGCAAAAATGGCGGGTAATACAGAAGTTATTGAATATCTACAAAGTTTATAA
- the cysK gene encoding cysteine synthase A — protein MSTDAQFPTPPNLGIAVYSNNAEAIGNTPLVRLNRIIQSGATVLAKVESRNPAFSVKCRVGAALVADAEKRGVLKPGMHIVEPTSGNTGIALAFVAAAKGYPITLTMPASMSLERRKVLKALGANLVLTEPAKGMKGAVDEAVRLATEQPDVYFLPQQFENPANPQIHQETTGPEIWQATAGKVDILVSGVGTGGTITGISRYFEQNQNQPIYSVAVEPAESPIITQTRTGESITPAAHKIQGIGANFIPKNLDLSIVDEVLPVSSDEAIQWARKCATQEGILVGISCGAALAAAAKVAERPENAGKTIVVILPDSGERYLSSVLFEGLFEE, from the coding sequence ATGTCAACTGATGCACAATTTCCAACACCACCTAATTTAGGCATTGCCGTTTATTCAAATAATGCAGAAGCGATTGGCAATACCCCACTGGTTCGTCTGAACCGTATTATTCAGAGTGGGGCAACTGTCTTGGCAAAAGTAGAGAGCCGTAATCCAGCCTTTTCAGTGAAATGCCGTGTCGGTGCAGCGTTAGTTGCTGATGCGGAAAAGCGGGGTGTACTTAAGCCGGGTATGCATATTGTTGAACCTACCAGTGGGAATACAGGGATCGCTTTGGCTTTTGTTGCGGCTGCGAAAGGATATCCGATTACCTTGACGATGCCGGCCAGTATGAGCCTGGAACGTCGTAAAGTGCTCAAGGCATTAGGGGCTAATCTGGTGCTGACCGAACCTGCAAAGGGGATGAAAGGGGCTGTGGATGAAGCAGTGCGGTTAGCGACAGAACAACCGGATGTGTATTTCTTGCCGCAGCAGTTTGAAAATCCAGCGAATCCGCAAATTCATCAGGAGACTACAGGACCAGAGATCTGGCAGGCGACTGCTGGAAAAGTCGATATTTTGGTTTCGGGTGTGGGTACAGGCGGAACGATTACAGGGATTTCACGCTATTTTGAGCAGAACCAGAATCAACCTATTTATTCTGTCGCAGTTGAACCAGCAGAATCTCCAATCATCACTCAGACTCGAACAGGTGAATCGATCACGCCTGCAGCACATAAAATTCAGGGCATTGGGGCAAACTTTATTCCTAAAAACCTGGATTTAAGCATTGTGGATGAAGTTCTGCCGGTGAGCAGTGATGAAGCCATTCAATGGGCAAGAAAATGTGCGACACAAGAAGGCATTCTAGTGGGAATTTCTTGTGGGGCCGCGTTGGCCGCAGCGGCAAAAGTTGCTGAACGTCCAGAGAATGCGGGTAAAACGATTGTTGTGATCTTGCCGGATAGTGGTGAACGTTATCTGTCATCCGTGTTGTTTGAAGGCTTATTTGAAGAATAA
- a CDS encoding lytic transglycosylase domain-containing protein, with amino-acid sequence MKNLPILILSLSTLLIAGCSSLGGGSVAQRSAKLASGIERAYAVESNTARRVAPLIVQHADQYEVDPLLMAALIQQESSYRNYVVSSAGAVGLTQVVPRYWQEKCPGDLFDEYTNVRCGTYILASYNQAAGSWKKALAYYNVGPTAYENSFWTRHKGKKYARSVQEKQKILKQAL; translated from the coding sequence ATGAAAAATTTACCTATTTTAATACTCTCTCTTTCTACTCTGCTGATTGCTGGCTGCTCGAGTTTAGGTGGGGGATCAGTTGCACAACGTTCAGCAAAACTCGCCTCTGGGATTGAAAGGGCCTATGCTGTTGAATCTAATACAGCCCGTCGCGTCGCTCCACTGATTGTGCAGCATGCTGATCAATATGAGGTTGATCCATTGCTCATGGCTGCACTGATCCAACAGGAATCGAGCTATCGAAATTATGTCGTGTCATCTGCAGGGGCAGTAGGCTTGACTCAAGTCGTTCCACGCTACTGGCAAGAAAAATGTCCGGGGGATTTATTTGATGAATATACTAATGTGCGCTGTGGCACCTATATTTTAGCCAGTTATAATCAAGCTGCAGGGAGCTGGAAAAAAGCCTTGGCCTATTATAATGTTGGCCCGACTGCATATGAAAATAGTTTCTGGACGCGACATAAGGGAAAAAAATATGCACGTTCCGTGCAAGAGAAACAGAAAATACTCAAACAAGCTTTATAA
- a CDS encoding TIGR04219 family outer membrane beta-barrel protein, with protein sequence MHKTWTFLSIAALLSCSSLAQADLVAVKGSVDYWYTEGDANMAPQSQSDLSLDQKGSAQVTLAIEHPVPLLPNVKLRYSKIDNQTEQQIANTPVYDIQMENADYILYYELLDNVVSADLGIAAKQINADITVNGLTQSKIDETYPMLYGSVTAKLPFTGWSISSETLLTDYDDTRISDTQAEIKYNFVDNLLVDLGAKVGYRALNIEMDKNSNNERKFEFKGPYIGLDAHF encoded by the coding sequence ATGCATAAAACATGGACTTTCCTCAGCATCGCAGCCCTCCTTAGTTGCAGTTCTTTAGCTCAAGCCGATCTTGTGGCCGTCAAAGGCAGCGTTGACTACTGGTATACAGAAGGCGATGCCAATATGGCCCCACAAAGCCAAAGTGATCTCTCCTTAGATCAAAAAGGTTCAGCACAAGTGACGCTGGCCATTGAACACCCTGTTCCATTATTACCCAATGTCAAATTGCGTTATAGCAAAATCGATAACCAGACTGAACAGCAGATTGCCAATACACCTGTCTATGACATTCAAATGGAAAATGCTGACTACATTCTTTACTACGAATTACTCGATAATGTCGTGAGCGCAGATCTTGGTATCGCTGCGAAACAAATCAATGCGGATATTACAGTCAATGGCCTTACTCAAAGTAAAATTGATGAAACCTATCCAATGTTATACGGCTCAGTGACCGCTAAACTTCCATTTACCGGCTGGAGTATCAGCAGTGAAACTCTGCTCACGGATTATGACGATACCCGCATCTCAGATACCCAGGCGGAAATTAAATACAACTTTGTCGACAATCTTTTGGTCGATCTAGGTGCTAAAGTGGGCTATCGAGCCCTAAATATTGAAATGGATAAAAACAGCAACAATGAACGTAAGTTTGAATTCAAAGGACCATATATCGGTTTAGATGCCCATTTCTAA
- a CDS encoding aldehyde dehydrogenase family protein, whose translation MSSRSEMVLDYPLYVAGKACETGKWLEVEDKFSGQTFARVALANSVVLEQAMSAAVQAEAAMAALKPFQKQQILLHCVQRFQQLRGELTDILVQEGGKPRLAAAAEVERLINTFQLAADAVTQLDDGRMIPLAVTPAAAAYRGMVKHVPIGAVSLISPFNFPLNLTAHKIAPAIAAGCPFVLKPASLTPLSALKIAQILAETDLPKGAFSILPCERQDADVLVTDERFKLLSFTGSDIVGWDMKARAGRKKVTLELGGNAAVMIEPDTEISDALIDRLIAAAYGHAGQVCISVQRILVHADIYSEVKKKLVAKLKKIQATDPNLTTTLVGPMIKASEALRLKQWVDQAEQQGAKILAGGKLQGVLFDPTLLEKVDPSLDVYQNEVFGPVAILEKYKKFEQGIARINASRFGLQAGVYTQSLEKMLYAWDHLQVGGVIINDVPTFRVDNMPYGGVKDSGLGREGIQSVIRDMQEERVLAIKY comes from the coding sequence ATGAGCAGTCGCAGCGAAATGGTTCTGGATTATCCCTTGTATGTGGCCGGGAAAGCTTGTGAAACCGGAAAATGGCTAGAAGTAGAAGATAAGTTTAGTGGTCAGACATTTGCACGTGTTGCATTGGCCAACTCGGTGGTGTTAGAGCAAGCGATGAGTGCTGCCGTTCAGGCAGAAGCGGCTATGGCAGCCTTAAAGCCATTCCAGAAACAGCAAATCTTGTTGCATTGTGTGCAGCGTTTTCAGCAATTGCGAGGTGAACTGACCGATATTCTGGTGCAGGAAGGCGGTAAGCCGCGACTGGCAGCTGCAGCCGAGGTTGAACGTCTGATCAATACATTTCAGCTGGCTGCGGATGCTGTGACTCAACTTGATGATGGCCGGATGATTCCGTTGGCTGTGACACCCGCCGCAGCTGCTTATCGGGGCATGGTCAAGCATGTGCCGATCGGTGCGGTTTCCTTGATTAGTCCGTTTAATTTCCCGCTGAATTTAACTGCGCATAAAATTGCACCGGCAATTGCAGCAGGTTGTCCTTTTGTACTGAAGCCGGCAAGTCTTACTCCACTGTCAGCGCTTAAAATTGCCCAGATTCTGGCGGAAACCGATCTTCCAAAAGGCGCTTTTTCGATTTTGCCTTGTGAGCGCCAGGATGCTGATGTCTTGGTGACAGATGAACGTTTCAAGCTGTTGAGTTTTACTGGTTCTGATATCGTGGGCTGGGATATGAAAGCCCGTGCAGGCCGTAAAAAGGTCACTCTGGAACTTGGAGGCAATGCGGCAGTGATGATTGAACCCGATACGGAAATTAGTGATGCGCTGATTGATCGATTGATTGCGGCAGCTTATGGCCATGCGGGTCAGGTCTGTATCAGTGTACAGCGCATCTTGGTGCATGCCGATATTTACAGCGAAGTGAAAAAGAAACTGGTCGCAAAACTGAAGAAAATTCAGGCCACAGATCCAAACTTAACCACAACCTTGGTGGGGCCGATGATTAAGGCCTCGGAAGCATTACGTTTGAAACAATGGGTCGATCAGGCCGAACAGCAAGGTGCAAAAATCTTGGCAGGTGGCAAGCTGCAGGGTGTGCTGTTTGATCCGACCTTGTTGGAAAAAGTCGATCCAAGTTTGGATGTGTACCAGAATGAAGTGTTTGGTCCTGTTGCGATTCTGGAGAAGTACAAAAAGTTTGAGCAGGGCATTGCACGGATCAATGCCAGCCGTTTTGGTTTACAGGCCGGTGTCTATACGCAGAGTCTGGAAAAAATGCTGTATGCCTGGGATCATTTACAGGTCGGTGGTGTAATTATCAATGATGTGCCAACGTTCCGTGTTGATAATATGCCGTATGGCGGTGTAAAAGATTCAGGCTTGGGACGTGAAGGGATCCAGTCAGTGATTCGTGATATGCAAGAGGAGCGGGTTTTGGCAATTAAATACTAA
- a CDS encoding sodium-dependent transporter has translation MTENRENWSARSGFIIAAIGSAVGLGNIWRFPYVAYENGGGAFLIPYLIALLTAGLPLLFLDYATGHRSNGAPPKAYRLLYKPAETLGWWQVCVCMVIALYYAGVLTWAGSYVYFSVGQTWGSDPEKFFFNTFLQTSSASGFDFTFIRHLFWPLVAVWAVVLMILYGGVKKGVELSNKIFMPLLIILFSILVIQALRLPGAAQGLNAFFTPNWSAMMDYKVWLAAYGHIFFSLSVGFGIMVTYASYLKPKTNLTGSGLIVGLANSSFEILAGIGVFAALGFMAHAAGTSVKDVVSGGIGLAFIAFPKLISSLGPGADLFGLLFFTSLLVAGITSMVSILQVPIAALQDKLHWSRKRAVTVVGGSTGAVSIFLFSTANAIKLVDIIDHFINNIGIVSGALVSIVMVSWFKRTLMQQFEIHINSISTIQLGRTWEFTLTVITPVVLLSTLLLTLSALLRQGYGDYSLSLQLCFGWGSIIFCILGAIAMSKVKD, from the coding sequence ATGACAGAAAATCGTGAAAATTGGTCCGCACGATCAGGCTTTATTATCGCGGCAATTGGCTCAGCAGTCGGTTTGGGAAACATCTGGCGTTTTCCTTATGTGGCCTATGAAAATGGCGGCGGTGCCTTCCTGATTCCCTATTTGATTGCCTTGTTGACCGCAGGTTTGCCGCTGTTGTTTTTAGATTATGCAACAGGGCACCGCAGTAATGGTGCGCCGCCCAAAGCTTACCGCTTACTGTATAAACCTGCAGAAACACTGGGGTGGTGGCAGGTTTGTGTCTGCATGGTAATTGCCCTGTACTACGCGGGTGTATTGACCTGGGCAGGCAGTTATGTCTATTTTTCGGTCGGGCAGACTTGGGGCAGTGATCCGGAAAAGTTCTTTTTTAATACCTTCTTGCAAACTTCATCCGCATCAGGTTTTGATTTTACCTTTATTCGTCACCTGTTCTGGCCCTTGGTCGCTGTCTGGGCAGTGGTGCTGATGATCCTGTATGGGGGAGTGAAAAAAGGGGTTGAGCTGTCCAACAAAATCTTTATGCCTTTACTGATCATTTTATTCAGTATTCTGGTGATTCAGGCTTTGCGTTTGCCGGGTGCGGCACAAGGTTTAAATGCCTTTTTTACCCCGAACTGGTCAGCGATGATGGACTATAAAGTCTGGCTGGCGGCGTATGGCCATATCTTTTTCAGCCTCTCCGTCGGTTTCGGCATCATGGTGACCTATGCGTCCTATCTCAAGCCGAAAACCAACCTGACCGGTTCAGGACTGATCGTCGGTTTGGCCAATTCTTCCTTTGAAATTCTGGCAGGGATTGGCGTATTTGCAGCATTAGGTTTCATGGCACACGCTGCCGGAACCTCGGTAAAGGATGTGGTCAGTGGTGGAATTGGATTAGCCTTTATTGCTTTCCCGAAACTGATTTCCAGCTTGGGGCCGGGTGCAGACCTGTTCGGTTTATTGTTCTTTACTTCATTGCTGGTGGCCGGGATCACCTCGATGGTGAGTATCTTGCAGGTACCAATTGCAGCCCTGCAGGACAAGCTTCACTGGAGCCGTAAGCGAGCAGTGACTGTTGTTGGCGGCAGTACCGGTGCAGTTTCGATTTTCCTGTTCTCTACCGCGAATGCCATCAAGCTGGTGGATATTATTGATCACTTTATCAATAACATCGGGATTGTGTCAGGTGCCTTGGTCTCGATTGTCATGGTGTCCTGGTTTAAACGAACCTTGATGCAACAGTTTGAAATTCACATCAATAGCATTTCCACCATTCAGTTGGGTCGTACCTGGGAATTTACCTTGACGGTGATTACTCCTGTGGTGCTGTTATCGACCTTATTACTCACCTTAAGTGCATTGTTACGTCAAGGTTATGGAGATTACAGCTTGAGCCTGCAACTCTGTTTTGGCTGGGGCAGTATCATTTTCTGTATTCTCGGGGCGATTGCCATGAGCAAAGTGAAAGACTAA
- a CDS encoding methionine/alanine import family NSS transporter small subunit, which translates to MNTSAIIMMVISIVFLWGGLILAILHLMRHPESLDVEDE; encoded by the coding sequence ATGAATACATCCGCAATCATTATGATGGTAATTTCCATTGTATTTCTCTGGGGTGGACTGATTCTGGCGATTCTACATTTGATGCGCCATCCGGAATCTCTCGATGTCGAGGATGAATAA
- the rsmB gene encoding 16S rRNA (cytosine(967)-C(5))-methyltransferase RsmB, which produces MNQPESSSHLNLRGQVIRTLLAVQQGQSLSSILPLHLAKVNERDRALFHELVLGSLRQWFALKSITLPLLVKPLNNETVETCLYVGLYQLLCTRIAPHAAISETVDATKQLGFQALGGVVNAILRRVSRETSDFQNALQQAHGLPSWLYKRLKKDWPEQIAHLCQELKQVAPLTLRINQRQIGRDAYLNKLQGLDIQARACTYSPVGIVLEQSVQISELPGYEQGWFSVQDEHAQLCAQILPDLTGKTVVDACAAPGGKTAHLLEKYNLAQLTALDQDAKRLLRVSENLERLQLTTGTEVEIVAADATEWTAPAALDCIVLDAPCSAIGVLRRHPDIRLLRQSSDIAQTIELQQQILRHMWQQLKVGGYLLYITCSILKAENEQQMQNFFAEHLDAKEIKIDAAWGIEQTHGRQLLPTAQGGDGFFYCLIQKVS; this is translated from the coding sequence ATGAATCAGCCTGAATCCTCATCACATCTCAATTTACGTGGACAAGTGATTCGTACCTTGCTCGCCGTCCAGCAAGGCCAGTCACTATCCAGCATTCTTCCACTGCACTTAGCTAAAGTGAACGAACGTGATCGTGCCCTGTTCCATGAGTTAGTGCTGGGCAGCCTGCGTCAGTGGTTCGCGCTGAAAAGCATTACCCTACCATTACTAGTCAAGCCGCTAAATAATGAAACCGTCGAAACCTGCCTCTATGTGGGTTTGTATCAGTTGCTTTGCACCCGCATTGCCCCGCACGCTGCGATTTCCGAAACTGTCGATGCCACTAAACAGTTAGGTTTTCAGGCCCTCGGTGGTGTTGTGAATGCCATTCTGCGTCGTGTTTCACGTGAAACATCTGATTTCCAGAATGCCTTACAGCAAGCCCATGGTCTGCCAAGCTGGCTGTATAAACGTCTAAAAAAGGACTGGCCTGAACAGATTGCTCACCTGTGTCAGGAGTTAAAACAGGTTGCACCACTCACGCTACGTATTAACCAGCGCCAGATTGGTCGGGATGCCTACCTGAATAAACTACAAGGCCTAGACATTCAGGCACGCGCTTGCACCTATTCACCGGTCGGAATTGTACTGGAGCAATCGGTACAAATCAGTGAACTTCCCGGCTATGAACAAGGCTGGTTTTCGGTACAGGATGAACATGCACAGCTCTGTGCGCAAATCCTGCCGGATTTAACCGGTAAAACCGTGGTCGATGCCTGTGCGGCACCAGGTGGGAAAACTGCCCATCTACTGGAAAAATACAATCTAGCGCAACTCACGGCGCTTGATCAGGATGCCAAACGTTTACTGCGAGTTTCCGAAAATCTGGAACGCTTACAGTTAACGACAGGTACAGAGGTCGAAATTGTGGCTGCAGATGCAACCGAATGGACTGCGCCAGCAGCGCTAGACTGTATTGTGCTGGATGCACCCTGCTCTGCCATTGGCGTCCTGCGTCGCCATCCAGATATCCGCCTGTTACGCCAGTCCAGCGACATCGCACAAACCATCGAACTGCAACAGCAGATTTTGCGACACATGTGGCAACAGCTGAAAGTGGGGGGGTATTTGCTCTATATCACCTGTTCGATTTTGAAAGCGGAAAATGAACAGCAAATGCAAAATTTCTTTGCTGAACATCTAGACGCCAAAGAAATTAAAATCGACGCCGCTTGGGGCATTGAACAGACGCATGGCCGACAGTTACTGCCTACAGCCCAAGGTGGTGACGGCTTCTTTTATTGCCTGATCCAGAAAGTGAGCTAA